The following are from one region of the Ochotona princeps isolate mOchPri1 chromosome 15, mOchPri1.hap1, whole genome shotgun sequence genome:
- the RHEBL1 gene encoding GTPase RhebL1, producing MPLLRYRKVVILGYRSVGKTSLAHQFVEGEFVEGYDPTVENTYSKIVTLGKDEFHLHLVDTAGQDEYSILPHSLIIGVHGYVLVYSVTSLHSFQVIESLYQKLHEGHGKTRLPVVLVGNKADLCLNREVQAVEGKKLAESWGATFLESSARENQPTRSVFTKVIQEIARVENSYGQEWCCHLM from the exons ATGCCGCTGCTCCGCTACAGGAAGGTGGTCATCCTCGGGTACCGCTCCGTGG GGAAGACTTCTCTGGCACATCAGTTTGTGGAGGGCGAGTTCGTGGAGGGATACGATCCTACAGTGGAGAACA CTTACAGCAAGATAGTGACTCTCGGCAAAGATGAGTTTCATCTGCATCTTGTGGACACAGCTGGGCAG GATGAATATAGCATACTGCCCCACTCGCTCATCATTGGAGTGCACGGTTATGTGCTGGTCTATTCTGTCACCTCCCTGCATAG CTTCCAGGTCATTGAGAGTCTCTACCAAAAGCTACATGAAGGCCACGGGAAAACCCG GCTGCCAGTGGTGCTAGTGGGAAACAAGGCAGATCTGTGTCTGAATAG AGAGGTACAGGCAGTCGAAGGGAAAAAGCTGGCGGAGTCCTGGGGTGCGACATTTCTGGAGTCGTCTGCTCGAGAGAATCAG CCAACTCGAAGCGTCTTCACCAAAGTCATCCAGGAGATCGCCCGGGTGGAGAACTCATACGGGCAGGAGTGGTGCTGCCATCTTATGTGA